In a genomic window of Penaeus chinensis breed Huanghai No. 1 chromosome 30, ASM1920278v2, whole genome shotgun sequence:
- the LOC125041089 gene encoding peptide chain release factor 1-like, mitochondrial, protein MRHLFHTGKFYRNLSKTRIVSYNYHRPLRTAVYQLPEYTTCNSIHTNACDFIKRNLYLYAKIPIFSHQRIPSISNTLSKLSNGHVQYSTHSEEQLSLCSEKVQHCLSEMRERFRSCSQSPTEEGQLTARSLKPLMVLLEEVDKIQSDIDELRSMASDPENDKEMKQLAQSDLEDALEKLKEIENDVLNSLVPPEPLEDTDTIVEVSAGIGGQEAMLFCQEVFSMYTSYAEYMGWETDVTDYETTDIGGVRHAVAVVRGEGAYRLLKYEGGIHRVQRVPKTEKAGRIHTSTVSVAVMPQPSEIDIQISEKDLKIETKRASGAGGQHVNTTDSAVRIVHIPTGIAVESQKERSQHRNKDECMKKLRVQLYQLQLDEIMAQFTSNRKLQVGTRARSEKIRTYNYPQDRVTDHRIGVSVHNLQSVLNGSDDLHALICQLLEEGWKERLWDIINNPQLSK, encoded by the exons ATGAGACACCTCTTTCATACTGGAAAATTTTACAGAAACCTTTCTAAAACGAGAATTGTATCATACAATTATCATAGGCCATTAAGGACTGCAGTTTATCAATTACCAGAATATACTACTTGCAACAGTATTCATACAAATGCATGTGATTTCATAAAAAGAAACTTATATTTGTATGCAAAAATACCAATTTTTTCTCACCAAAGAATACCAAGCATAAGCAACACACTTTCAAAATTATCCAATGGACATGTTCAATATTCTACACACTCTGAAGAACAACTGTCATTGTGCAGTGAAAAAGTTCAGCACTGTCTttcggagatgagagagaggtttagATCCTGTTCTCAAAGCCCTACAGAAGAGGGTCAGCTCACTGCAAGGTCGCTCAAACCCTTGATGGTCTTGCTGGAGGAG GTTGACAAAATTCAGTCTGACATTGATGAGCTCCGTAGCATGGCCAGTGACCCAGAGAATGATAAGGAGATGAAGCAGCTGGCCCAGAGTGACCTTGAAGATGCACTTGAAAAATTAAAGGAGATTGAAAATGAC GTACTGAATTCTCTGGTCCCCCCTGAGCCACTGGAAGACACAGACACCATAGTTGAAGTGAGTGCAGGCATTGGGGGGCAGGAAGCCATGCTTTTCTGCCAGGAGGTATTTAGCATGTATACGTCCTATGCAGAGTACATGGGATGGGAGACCGACGTTACAGATTATGAGACAACGGAtattg GTGGTGTGAGACATGCTGTGGCAGTTGTACGAGGTGAAGGGGCATACCGTCTCTTGAAGTACGAGGGAGGAATTCACCGTGTGCAAAGAGTGCCGAAGACTGAGAAGGCAGGACGCATTCACACTTCGACTGTCTCTGTGGCTGTCATGCCTCAGCCGAGTGAG ATAGACATTCAAATATCGGAGAAAGACCTGAAGATTGAGACCAAGCGAGCGAGTGGGGCAGGTGGACAACACGTCAACACAACTGATAGTGCTGTTAGGATAGTTCACATTCCCACAG GTATTGCTGTTGAAAGTCAGAAGGAAAGGTCCCAGCACCGCAACAAGGATGAGTGCATGAAGAAGTTGAGGGTACAGCTCTACCAGCTGCAACTCGATGAAATCATGGCCCAGTTTACCTCAAACAGGAAATTGCAG GTTGGAACGAGAGCCAGATCTGAGAAAATCAGAACCTATAACTACCCTCAGGATCGAGTCACTGATCACAG AATTGGAGTGTCTGTGCACAATCTGCAATCTGTTTTAAATGGTTCAGATGATCTCCATGCTCTTATCTGTCAACTCCTTGAAGAAGGTTGGAAGGAAAGACTGTGGGATATCATTAACAACCCTCAGCTATCTAAGTAG
- the LOC125041342 gene encoding ATP-dependent RNA helicase DDX55-like, translated as MDTSWASLKVKLIPPIMRSLQDFKFKSMTPVQAACIPMLLSHKDVVAEAVTGSGKTLAFLIPVLQILERREQKLKKHEIGALVVSPTRELATQIHEVLQGFLKYLPGRTSMLVVGGSYPSEDIDRFKANGAHILIGTPGRLEDMLGRQIADCGSFSDGVRALEVLILDEADRLLDMGFHSTISTIIAYLPKQRRTGLFSATQTSDVVTLVRAGLRNPVQVRVKEKDATGDERTPKSLMNFYMECEPDKKFATLLAVLREKRSEKCMVFFPTCACVEYFTIILKETLKNMKILSLHGKMKDKRFKIFDEFRSLASGVLLCTDVMCRGVDIPSVDWVIQFDPPSSATAFVHRCGRTARIGNEGNAIVMLLPSETDYVEFIQINQKVTLRRLKPPAEVPDLLAKMRRMQLKDRNVMDKANRAFVSFIKSYAKHECSLILNVKELNFGHVATSFGLLRMPKMPELRDATVPDFTPFEADFNAIPYKDKQREQSRQRKIQEYELTGEWPGMKPRKRPTEAWSDQKDKKRRKQRKKEIKEMRARNRFSAEEQDEVNEDFRLLKKLQKGKINSSAFDKHFGLDEG; from the coding sequence ATGGACACCTCATGGGCTAGTCTGAAGGTGAAGCTCATCCCCCCGATCATGCGCTCCCTGCAGGACTTCAAGTTCAAGAGCATGACGCCGGTGCAGGCGGCGTGCATCCCGATGCTGCTCAGCCACAAGGACGTGGTCGCCGAGGCCGTGACGGGCAGCGGCAAGACGCTGGCCTTCCTGATCCCGGTGTTGCAGATCCTGGAGAGGCGCGAGCAGAAGCTGAAGAAGCACGAGATCGGCGCCCTGGTGGTGTCGCCGACGAGGGAGCTGGCCACGCAGATCCACGAGGTGCTGCAGGGCTTCCTCAAGTACCTCCCCGGGCGCACGTCCATGCTGGTGGTGGGCGGCTCGTACCCCAGCGAGGACATCGACCGCTTCAAGGCGAACGGGGCGCACATCCTCATCGGGACGCCCGGAAGGCTGGAGGACATGCTGGGCCGCCAAATAGCGGACTGCGGGAGCTTCTCGGACGGCGTGCGCGCCCTCGAGGTGCTCATCCTCGACGAGGCCGACAGGTTGTTGGACATGGGCTTCCACTccaccatcagcaccatcataGCCTACCTGCCCAAGCAGAGGAGGACGGGCCTGTTCTCGGCCACGCAGACCTCGGACGTCGTGACCCTTGTGCGTGCAGGCCTCAGAAACCCAGTGCAGGTCAGAGTCAAGGAAAAGGACGCCACGGGGGACGAAAGGACGCCAAAAAGTCTCATGAATTTTTACATGGAGTGTGAACCTGATAAGAAGTTCGCAACCCTCCTCGCTGtgctgagggagaagaggagtgagaagtgCATGGTGTTCTTCcccacgtgtgcgtgcgtggagtACTTTACGATTATTCTGAAGGAGACCTTGAAGAACATGAAGATCCTGTCCCTGCACGGTAAGATGAAGGACAAGAGATTCAAGATCTTCGACGAGTTCCGGTCCCTGGCGAGCGGCGTCCTGCTGTGCACGGACGTGATGTGCCGCGGCGTGGACATCCCCAGCGTGGACTGGGTGATCCAGTTCGACCCGCCGTCGTCCGCCACGGCCTTCGTGCACCGCTGCGGCCGCACCGCCAGGATCGGCAACGAGGGCAACGCGATCGTCATGCTGCTCCCCTCGGAGACGGACTACGTGGAGTTCATCCAGATCAACCAGAAGGTGACGCTGCGCCGCCTGAAGCCGCCCGCCGAGGTGCCCGACCTGCTGGCCAAGATGCGCAGGATGCAGCTCAAGGACCGCAACGTGATGGACAAGGCCAACCGCGCCTTCGTGTCCTTCATCAAGTCGTACGCCAAGCACGAGTGCAGCCTCATCCTGAACGTGAAGGAGCTCAACTTCGGCCACGTGGCCACCAGCTTCGGCCTCCTCAGAATGCCCAAGATGCCCGAGCTCAGGGACGCCACCGTGCCGGACTTCACGCCGTTCGAGGCCGACTTCAACGCGATCCCGTACAAGGACAAGCAGAGGGAGCAGAGCCGCCAGCGGAAGATCCAGGAGTACGAACTGACGGGCGAGTGGCCGGGCATGAAGCCGCGGAAGCGCCCGACGGAGGCGTGGTCGGACCAGAAGGACAAGAAGCgcaggaagcagaggaagaaggagatcaaGGAGATGAGGGCCAGGAACAGGTTCTCCGCCGAGGAGCAGGACGAGGTGAACGAGGACTTCCGCCTGCTCAAGAAGCTGCAGAAGGGCAAGATTAACAGCTCGGCCTTCGACAAGCATTTTGGCCTCGACGAAGGCTGA